One Anthonomus grandis grandis chromosome 12, icAntGran1.3, whole genome shotgun sequence DNA window includes the following coding sequences:
- the LOC126743165 gene encoding uncharacterized protein LOC126743165, whose amino-acid sequence MTRFSERSRLRFSIEQDMQLLQEVLKQNPFENVDKWKDIHENFVNECNIPFSLRTCKDHANHLINLHLRGNLKMRPREMPEDFEKKKEVINEIIGLRNQISDIQPKRPRRQSGGWDGTNSNETIYIKQEGKANQVKQEDSDDDFYWEEENERDKQQKEREANDVDGKLRKRELALDEREITLRENQLKLEEERLELDKLEKSRRTELEEAEREAFRIVATQNQSIITSLMDSYNRRNGGSNLCIL is encoded by the exons ATGACGCGGTTCAGCGAACGTAGTCGTCTCCGTTTTTCCATCGAACAAGACATGCAACTCCTCCAGGAAGTATTGAAACAAAATCCCTTCGAGAATGTGGACAAATGGAAGgatattcatgaaaattttgtaaatgaatGCAACATTCCCTTTTCGTTGCGGACTTGCAAGGATCATGCAAATCATCTGATTAATTTGCATTTACGAGGCAATTTGAAAAT GCGGCCCAGAGAGATGCCAgaagattttgaaaagaaaaaggaaGTTATAAATGAAATCATTGGGTTGAGAAATCAAATATCTGATATTCAACCAAAGAGGCCTCGAAGACAGTCAGGAGGATGGGATG gTACAAATAGTAATGAAACCATTTACATCAAACAAGAAGGGAAAGCAAATCAAGTAAAACAAGAAGATAGTGATG ATGACTTCTATTGGGAAGAAGAAAATGAAAGAGACAAACAGCAAAAAGAAAGGGAAGCGAATGATGTTGATGGAAAACTTAGGAAGAGAGAACTTGCACTGGATGAAAGAGAGATAACCCTTAGAGAAAACCAGCTTAAGCTAGAAGAGGAAAGACTTGAACTAGATAAGCTGGAAAAAAGCAGAAGAACTGAATTAGAGGAGGCGGAAAGGGAAGCATTTAGGATAGTGGCAACACAAAATCAGAGTATTATAACCAGTCTGATGGATAGTTATAATAGGAGGAATGGTGGGAGCAATTTGTGTATTTTATAG